The Mycolicibacterium flavescens genome has a segment encoding these proteins:
- a CDS encoding Protein of uncharacterised function (DUF1446) gives MISARGPVRIGNCSGFYGDRLAAMREMLTGGDLDYLTGDYLAELTMLILARDRAKSADRGYAKTFLAQLEECLGLALDRGVRIVTNAGGLNPAGLADAVRALADRLGLTVNVAHVEGDDLLGRADEFGFGSVLAANAYLGAWGIAECLDSGADVVVTGRVTDASVTVGPAAAHHGWDRTDYDRLAGAVAAGHVIECGAQATGGNYAFFVRDFPDLGALTRPGFPLAEIHSDGSSVITKHPGTDGAVTVDTVTAQLLYEIGGARYANPDATLRVDNIELSGDGPDRVRISGVRGEPPPPTLKVSLNSIGGFRNEMTLVLTGLDIEAKAALVRRQLEAALTVKPAQLEWTLARTDHLDADTEEAASALLRCVVRDPDPENVGRQFSSAAVELALASYPGFHATSPPSQGQVYGVFKPAYVAAAEVPHVAVHADGSRVDIPPAGETLDLAPVPPAALPEPTPFGETRREPLGLIAGARSGDKGGSANIGVWVRTDRQWRWLSHMLTIDKLRELLPETADLPVSRYVLPNLRAVNFVIEDILGEGVAYQARFDPQAKGLGEWLRSRIVDIPEELLA, from the coding sequence GTGATCTCTGCACGTGGTCCGGTCCGGATCGGCAACTGCTCGGGGTTCTACGGCGACCGGCTCGCGGCCATGCGCGAAATGCTCACCGGCGGCGATCTCGACTACCTGACCGGCGATTATCTCGCCGAGCTGACGATGCTGATCCTGGCGCGCGACCGCGCCAAGTCGGCTGACCGCGGCTACGCCAAGACGTTCCTGGCCCAACTCGAGGAGTGCCTCGGTCTGGCACTCGACCGGGGTGTGCGCATCGTCACCAACGCCGGCGGGCTCAACCCGGCCGGGCTCGCCGACGCGGTGCGGGCGCTCGCAGACCGGTTGGGATTGACGGTCAACGTGGCACACGTCGAGGGTGACGACCTGCTCGGGCGCGCGGACGAGTTCGGCTTCGGCTCGGTCCTGGCGGCTAATGCTTACCTGGGCGCCTGGGGCATCGCCGAGTGCCTCGACTCCGGCGCCGACGTGGTGGTTACCGGGCGCGTGACCGACGCATCCGTGACCGTCGGGCCGGCCGCCGCACACCACGGGTGGGATCGCACCGACTACGACCGGCTCGCCGGCGCGGTCGCGGCCGGACATGTCATCGAATGCGGCGCCCAGGCCACCGGCGGCAACTACGCGTTCTTCGTCCGCGACTTTCCCGATCTCGGCGCTTTGACCCGGCCGGGGTTTCCGCTCGCCGAGATCCATTCGGACGGCTCCTCGGTCATCACCAAACACCCGGGCACCGACGGCGCGGTCACCGTCGACACCGTCACAGCACAACTGCTGTACGAGATCGGCGGGGCGCGCTACGCCAACCCCGACGCGACGCTGCGCGTCGACAACATCGAGCTGTCCGGCGACGGACCGGACCGGGTGCGGATCTCCGGTGTGCGCGGTGAGCCGCCGCCGCCCACGCTGAAGGTCTCGCTCAACAGCATCGGCGGATTCCGCAACGAGATGACGCTCGTGCTGACGGGCCTCGACATCGAGGCCAAGGCGGCGTTGGTACGGCGCCAACTCGAGGCGGCCCTGACGGTCAAACCGGCCCAGCTCGAGTGGACCCTGGCGCGCACCGACCACCTCGACGCGGACACGGAAGAAGCCGCGAGCGCCCTGTTGCGCTGCGTGGTCCGTGACCCCGATCCTGAAAACGTGGGTCGCCAGTTCTCCTCCGCGGCAGTCGAACTCGCGTTGGCGAGCTATCCGGGCTTCCACGCCACCAGCCCGCCCTCGCAAGGGCAGGTCTACGGCGTGTTCAAGCCGGCCTACGTCGCTGCCGCCGAGGTGCCCCACGTCGCGGTGCACGCCGACGGTTCCCGTGTCGACATACCGCCCGCGGGGGAAACTCTGGATCTGGCGCCCGTGCCGCCGGCCGCCCTCCCCGAGCCGACTCCGTTCGGCGAGACGAGACGCGAGCCTCTCGGCCTCATTGCCGGCGCCCGCAGCGGGGACAAGGGCGGCAGCGCGAACATCGGCGTGTGGGTGAGGACCGACCGGCAGTGGCGGTGGCTCTCGCACATGCTGACTATCGACAAGTTGCGCGAACTCCTGCCCGAGACAGCGGATCTGCCGGTCTCGCGCTACGTGCTGCCCAACCTCCGCGCGGTCAACTTCGTCATCGAAGACATCCTCGGCGAGGGTGTCGCCTACCAGGCACGGTTCGATCCGCAGGCGAAGGGGCTCGGCGAATGGCTGCGCAGCAGGATCGTCGATATCCCAGAGGAGCTGTTGGCGT